In one window of Helianthus annuus cultivar XRQ/B chromosome 17, HanXRQr2.0-SUNRISE, whole genome shotgun sequence DNA:
- the LOC110918855 gene encoding proline-rich extensin-like protein EPR1, which translates to MPSSSDTGVSDTVDPMAVVSDDEIPLEGDVYTSDTTSTDDDDFQPFALPDIRVQIQPADGIPAGDLPLAVIPAPVSLATFPVADVPLDVVSDDDIDLFEEGPPEDDYEGGALIDADVILPIAEAPVEEVPLDSPVPDSLESVASASLHDQGVQHHSPDADPDMAMSPAPGPSHEFEFDHKVNDEFDLAFPPDFDPDHEIEFIHMDQPLEAPVAPIDPLFDIPADFDMDLVDHEPVMAPEPVVAPDPAPEHDPVLDDAPALALPIVDLPVIAPPVVDDPVVDAPLPDPVPVLVDRAPFTAHIDPRYADTHNGWIEDDDDYPPFVLPVTPPVAPVSAPDEFPLFHPHTTDVHRTDLPITFLQDIPPPRPGEGSLRKPPVFVPPVPSSFPFMSQFPHTAPSSVPSSEPFLWTTPHVMPLSDPYHPFHVGYTTEDIFASLQLQQDALSHRIQELERARRPPCHYQTPLCSTTHSPPAFPRFRCSFLDIGAADCIFAARLSCL; encoded by the coding sequence ATGCCATCATCTTCAGATACAGGAGTATCGGACACAGTGGACCCTATGGCAGTTGTGTCAGACGATGAGATACCATTAGAGGGAGACGTGTATACGTCAGACACCACGAGTACAGATGACGATGATTTTCAGCCGTTCGCTCTGCCAGACATCAGAGTTCAGATACAGCCTGCTGATGGCATTCCTGCTGGGGATCTACctctcgcggtgatccctgctcccgtTTCGCTTGCTACTTTCCCCGTGGCGGATGTGCCACTCGATGTCGTATCTGATGACGACATTGATCTGTTCGAGGAGGGTCCCCCTGAGGACGACTATGAGGGCGGGGCCCTGATTGATGCTGATGTTATCCTTCCTATTGCTGAGGCCCCTGTAGAGGAGGTTCCTCTTGATTCACCTGTTCCAGACTCTttggagtctgtggcatccgcgtCCCTGCACGACCAGGGTGTGCAGCATCACTCTCCTGACGCCGACCCCGACATGGCGATGTCACCTGCACCTGGTCCTTCACACGAGTTTGAGTTTGACCACAAGGTCAATGACGAATTTGATCTAGCTTTTCCTCCTGATTTCGATCCTGATCATGAGATCGAGTTTATTCATATGGACCAGCCCTTAGAGGCGCCAGTGGCTCCCATTGATCCGTTGTTTGACATTCCTGCCGATTTTGATATGGATCTTGTTGACCATGAGCCTGTCATGGCCCCCGAGCCTGTTGTTGCTCCTGATCCTGCACCAGAGCACGACCCTGTTCTTGATGATGCACCAGCTCTTGCACTGCCCATTGTTGACCTTCCCGTTATTGCACCACCAGTGGtggatgatcctgttgttgatgcACCTTTACCTGATCCCGTGCCGGTATTGGTTGACCGCGCACCTTTCACCGCTCACATAGATCCTCGTTATGCTGACACCCACAACGGGTGGATCGAGGATGATGACGATTACCCACCGTTTGTGCTACCCGTCACTCCTCCCGTAGCACCTGTTTCCGCACCCGATGAGTTTCCATTGTTCCACCCACACACCACTGACGTCCATCGCACTGATCTTCCTATAACATTcctccaggacataccgccacctcgtCCTGGAGAGGGTTCATTGAGGAAGCCGCCTGTTTTTGTTCCACCTGTACCGTCATCATTCCCATTCATGTCCCAGTTCCCCCATACTGCACCATCATCCGTaccatcgagcgagccatttttGTGGACTACGCCCCATGTTATGCCATTATCTGACCCGTACCACCCATTTCATGTGGGTTACACTACGGAGGATATATTTGCGTCGCTGCAGCTGCAGCAGGACGCCCTGAGCCATCGTattcaggagttggagagagctcgACGTCCGCCTTGTCACTATCAGACCCCCCTTTGCAGCACCACACACTCCCCGCCCGCTTTCCCCCGATTCAGATGTTCGTTTCTTGACAtcggagcagcagattgcatattTGCTGCACGTCTGTCGTGCCTTTGA